From a region of the Ficedula albicollis isolate OC2 chromosome 1A, FicAlb1.5, whole genome shotgun sequence genome:
- the ATXN7L1 gene encoding ataxin-7-like protein 1 isoform X2, with the protein MRLNKEDMHLFGHYPAHDDFYLVVCNICNQVVKPQVFQSHCERRHSSMCKPSPSPASPACNSRTSLVQMKPKSCISGHNPVSSNSKPFKTPKDNLLTSSSKQHTVFPSKVSRDKPCVPVPVVSLEKIPNLVKADGANVKMNSATTTTITSSSASSSTIPAPTLVKSGLTSKSVPPSPEKILNGKGIVAPSIDKKHQNGTKSSNKPYKRLSEREFDPNKHCGVLDPETKKPCTRSLTCKTHSLNHRRAVPGRKKQFDILLAEHKARSREKEVAKDKEHPPSARESYQSQPTPAQDSLSGSSVNSGQESKVTSPAKSRPPNSVLPRPSSANSINSNSSSNHSGYVPELPLPSMGGDVTSRLSSDEGEADGAEESEKLDCHFSGHHPRPLGFCSYGSRLMGRGYYVFDRRWDHFRFALNSMVEKHLNSQMWKKIPPAADSPMPSPAAHVSTPFPASVLQPFSNPSAVYIPSTPISSRITSSYIMTSAMLSSAAFVTTAETNSIMSHTTAFPHVAASLSIMDSTFKAPSAVSPVPAVIPSPSHKPSKTKTSKSSKVKDLSSRSDESSSNKKKKPQSSSSSSSSSSLSLQTSSSSSFSGSHKKNCVLNPSSTLNSYQATSSYNSVSVHNTNNGTSPLSAKSEPSGRTSLSSSSTDSVKHMSMVVSSIDSSNLSVSSLVHHSGDHSLGAHNAVSSLPLSFDKSEGKKRKNSSSSSKACKITKMPGMNSVHRKSTANLISAVPDPTSSSISRQIGKNSSVALSQSSPSSTSNPVHNRQCF; encoded by the exons AACGAAGACACAGTTCAATGTGTAAACCTTCCCCAtctccagcttctccagcctGTAATTCCAGGACATCCCTAGTACAGATGAAACCGAAATCCTGTATCAGCGGCCATAACCCTGTCAGCAGCAACTCAAAGCCATTCAAAACGCCCAAAGACAATCTACTTACCTCCAGTAGCAAACAGCACACAGTCTTTCCTTCAAAAGTATCACGGGATAAACCATG CGTTCCTGTTCCAGTAGTCAGTCTAGAGAAAATTCCTAACCTAGTGAAGGCAGATGGTGCCAATGTTAAAATGAATTCTGCAACCACTACCACCATCACTTCCTCCTCAGCTTCTTCATCCACCATACCTGCTCCAACTTTGGTTAAATCTGGTTTGACATCCAAGTCAGTGCCACCATCACCAGAAAAGATTCTGAACGGCAAAGGAATTGTAGCTCCATCAATAGACAAGAAACACCAAAATGGCACTAAAAGCAGTAACAAGCCTTACAAAAGACTTTCAG aaagagaatttgACCCAAATAAGCACTGTGGAGTACTGGATCCTGAAACAAAGAAACCTTGCACAAGATCACTCACCTGCAAG ACTCATTCACTTAATCATCGACGAGCAGTTCCAGGCCGTAAAAAACAGTTTGACATCCTTCTAGCTGAACACAAAGCTCGATCCAGGGAAAAAGAAGTTGCAAAAGACAAAGAGCATCCACCATCTGCAAGGGAAAGCTATCAGAGCCAGCCCACACCAGCACAAGATTCTCTGTCAGGATCCTCAGTGAACTCTGGGCAAGAATCTAAAGTAACATCTCCTGCAAAATCTAGACCACCAAATTCTGTACTTCCAAG ACCTTCATCTGCAAATAGCATAAACAGCAACAGTTCTTCAAACCACAGTGGGTACGTACCAGAACTGCCACTGCCTTCCATGGGAGGAGATGTCACAAGCAGATTGTCCAGTGATGAAGGAGAAGCGGATGGAGCCGAAGAATCTGAGAAATTAGACTGTCATTTTTCTGGACACCATCCCAGACCTCTTGGG ttctgttCATATGGCAGTCGCTTAATGGGAAGAGGGTACTATGTCTTTGACAGAAGATGGGACCATTTTCGATTCGCACTGAACTCCATGGTAGAAAAACACTTGAACTCACAGATGTGGAA GAAAATTCCTCCTGCGGCAGACAGTCCCAtgccttctccagcagcacatgTCTCCACTCCTTTTCCAGCATCAGTCTTACAGCCCTTCAGCAACCCCAGTGCAGTGTATATTCCTTCAACACCTATCAGTTCAAGAATCACTTCTTCTTACATAATGACATCAGCCATGTTATCAAGTGCAGCCTTTGTGACAACAGCAGAGACAAATTCCATTATGTCACACACCACGGCTTTTCCTCACGTGGCTGCAAGCCTAAGTATCATGGACTCAACTTTTAAGGCGCCATCAGCTGTGTCACCAGTGCCAGCAGTcatcccttccccatcccacaagccatccaaaacaaaaaccagcaaatcCTCAAAAGTGAAAGACCTGTCATCTCGGAGTGACGAGTCTTCAagtaacaaaaagaaaaagccgCAGTCGTCGTCTTCATCGTCGTCATCATCCTCATTATCTTTGCAGACATCTTCCTCATCTTCATTTTCAGGGTCCCACAAAAAGAACTGTGTCCTGAACCCCAGTTCAACGTTGAACTCCTATCAGGCGACATCCTCCTATAACAGCGTGTCTGTGCACAATACCAATAATGGAACAAGCCCACTCAGTGCCAAATCGGAGCCCTCAGGACGGACTTCATTGTCAAGTAGTTCAACAGACTCAGTGAAACACATGAGCATGGTAGTGAGCAGTATTGACTCTTCTAATCTGTCGGTATCTTCTCTCGTGCACCACTCAGGGGACCACTCCCTGGGAGCACATAATGCAGTGTCTTCTCTACCCCTTTCTTTTGacaaatcagaaggaaaaaaacgTAAAAACTCTAGTTCTAGTAGCAAAGCCTGTAAAATCACTAAAATGCCTGGTATGAATAGTGTTCATAGAAAGAGCACTGCCAACCTTATTTCTGCGGTGCCAGATCCTACAAGCAGCTCCATCTCTCGGCAG
- the ATXN7L1 gene encoding ataxin-7-like protein 1 isoform X3, producing MRLNKEERRHSSMCKPSPSPASPACNSRTSLVQMKPKSCISGHNPVSSNSKPFKTPKDNLLTSSSKQHTVFPSKVSRDKPCVPVPVVSLEKIPNLVKADGANVKMNSATTTTITSSSASSSTIPAPTLVKSGLTSKSVPPSPEKILNGKGIVAPSIDKKHQNGTKSSNKPYKRLSEREFDPNKHCGVLDPETKKPCTRSLTCKTHSLNHRRAVPGRKKQFDILLAEHKARSREKEVAKDKEHPPSARESYQSQPTPAQDSLSGSSVNSGQESKVTSPAKSRPPNSVLPRPSSANSINSNSSSNHSGYVPELPLPSMGGDVTSRLSSDEGEADGAEESEKLDCHFSGHHPRPLGFCSYGSRLMGRGYYVFDRRWDHFRFALNSMVEKHLNSQMWKKIPPAADSPMPSPAAHVSTPFPASVLQPFSNPSAVYIPSTPISSRITSSYIMTSAMLSSAAFVTTAETNSIMSHTTAFPHVAASLSIMDSTFKAPSAVSPVPAVIPSPSHKPSKTKTSKSSKVKDLSSRSDESSSNKKKKPQSSSSSSSSSSLSLQTSSSSSFSGSHKKNCVLNPSSTLNSYQATSSYNSVSVHNTNNGTSPLSAKSEPSGRTSLSSSSTDSVKHMSMVVSSIDSSNLSVSSLVHHSGDHSLGAHNAVSSLPLSFDKSEGKKRKNSSSSSKACKITKMPGMNSVHRKSTANLISAVPDPTSSSISRQIGKNSSVALSQSSPSSTSNPVHNRQKTSNRTGRIRTLP from the exons AACGAAGACACAGTTCAATGTGTAAACCTTCCCCAtctccagcttctccagcctGTAATTCCAGGACATCCCTAGTACAGATGAAACCGAAATCCTGTATCAGCGGCCATAACCCTGTCAGCAGCAACTCAAAGCCATTCAAAACGCCCAAAGACAATCTACTTACCTCCAGTAGCAAACAGCACACAGTCTTTCCTTCAAAAGTATCACGGGATAAACCATG CGTTCCTGTTCCAGTAGTCAGTCTAGAGAAAATTCCTAACCTAGTGAAGGCAGATGGTGCCAATGTTAAAATGAATTCTGCAACCACTACCACCATCACTTCCTCCTCAGCTTCTTCATCCACCATACCTGCTCCAACTTTGGTTAAATCTGGTTTGACATCCAAGTCAGTGCCACCATCACCAGAAAAGATTCTGAACGGCAAAGGAATTGTAGCTCCATCAATAGACAAGAAACACCAAAATGGCACTAAAAGCAGTAACAAGCCTTACAAAAGACTTTCAG aaagagaatttgACCCAAATAAGCACTGTGGAGTACTGGATCCTGAAACAAAGAAACCTTGCACAAGATCACTCACCTGCAAG ACTCATTCACTTAATCATCGACGAGCAGTTCCAGGCCGTAAAAAACAGTTTGACATCCTTCTAGCTGAACACAAAGCTCGATCCAGGGAAAAAGAAGTTGCAAAAGACAAAGAGCATCCACCATCTGCAAGGGAAAGCTATCAGAGCCAGCCCACACCAGCACAAGATTCTCTGTCAGGATCCTCAGTGAACTCTGGGCAAGAATCTAAAGTAACATCTCCTGCAAAATCTAGACCACCAAATTCTGTACTTCCAAG ACCTTCATCTGCAAATAGCATAAACAGCAACAGTTCTTCAAACCACAGTGGGTACGTACCAGAACTGCCACTGCCTTCCATGGGAGGAGATGTCACAAGCAGATTGTCCAGTGATGAAGGAGAAGCGGATGGAGCCGAAGAATCTGAGAAATTAGACTGTCATTTTTCTGGACACCATCCCAGACCTCTTGGG ttctgttCATATGGCAGTCGCTTAATGGGAAGAGGGTACTATGTCTTTGACAGAAGATGGGACCATTTTCGATTCGCACTGAACTCCATGGTAGAAAAACACTTGAACTCACAGATGTGGAA GAAAATTCCTCCTGCGGCAGACAGTCCCAtgccttctccagcagcacatgTCTCCACTCCTTTTCCAGCATCAGTCTTACAGCCCTTCAGCAACCCCAGTGCAGTGTATATTCCTTCAACACCTATCAGTTCAAGAATCACTTCTTCTTACATAATGACATCAGCCATGTTATCAAGTGCAGCCTTTGTGACAACAGCAGAGACAAATTCCATTATGTCACACACCACGGCTTTTCCTCACGTGGCTGCAAGCCTAAGTATCATGGACTCAACTTTTAAGGCGCCATCAGCTGTGTCACCAGTGCCAGCAGTcatcccttccccatcccacaagccatccaaaacaaaaaccagcaaatcCTCAAAAGTGAAAGACCTGTCATCTCGGAGTGACGAGTCTTCAagtaacaaaaagaaaaagccgCAGTCGTCGTCTTCATCGTCGTCATCATCCTCATTATCTTTGCAGACATCTTCCTCATCTTCATTTTCAGGGTCCCACAAAAAGAACTGTGTCCTGAACCCCAGTTCAACGTTGAACTCCTATCAGGCGACATCCTCCTATAACAGCGTGTCTGTGCACAATACCAATAATGGAACAAGCCCACTCAGTGCCAAATCGGAGCCCTCAGGACGGACTTCATTGTCAAGTAGTTCAACAGACTCAGTGAAACACATGAGCATGGTAGTGAGCAGTATTGACTCTTCTAATCTGTCGGTATCTTCTCTCGTGCACCACTCAGGGGACCACTCCCTGGGAGCACATAATGCAGTGTCTTCTCTACCCCTTTCTTTTGacaaatcagaaggaaaaaaacgTAAAAACTCTAGTTCTAGTAGCAAAGCCTGTAAAATCACTAAAATGCCTGGTATGAATAGTGTTCATAGAAAGAGCACTGCCAACCTTATTTCTGCGGTGCCAGATCCTACAAGCAGCTCCATCTCTCGGCAG
- the ATXN7L1 gene encoding ataxin-7-like protein 1 isoform X4, with amino-acid sequence MCKPSPSPASPACNSRTSLVQMKPKSCISGHNPVSSNSKPFKTPKDNLLTSSSKQHTVFPSKVSRDKPCVPVPVVSLEKIPNLVKADGANVKMNSATTTTITSSSASSSTIPAPTLVKSGLTSKSVPPSPEKILNGKGIVAPSIDKKHQNGTKSSNKPYKRLSEREFDPNKHCGVLDPETKKPCTRSLTCKTHSLNHRRAVPGRKKQFDILLAEHKARSREKEVAKDKEHPPSARESYQSQPTPAQDSLSGSSVNSGQESKVTSPAKSRPPNSVLPRPSSANSINSNSSSNHSGYVPELPLPSMGGDVTSRLSSDEGEADGAEESEKLDCHFSGHHPRPLGFCSYGSRLMGRGYYVFDRRWDHFRFALNSMVEKHLNSQMWKKIPPAADSPMPSPAAHVSTPFPASVLQPFSNPSAVYIPSTPISSRITSSYIMTSAMLSSAAFVTTAETNSIMSHTTAFPHVAASLSIMDSTFKAPSAVSPVPAVIPSPSHKPSKTKTSKSSKVKDLSSRSDESSSNKKKKPQSSSSSSSSSSLSLQTSSSSSFSGSHKKNCVLNPSSTLNSYQATSSYNSVSVHNTNNGTSPLSAKSEPSGRTSLSSSSTDSVKHMSMVVSSIDSSNLSVSSLVHHSGDHSLGAHNAVSSLPLSFDKSEGKKRKNSSSSSKACKITKMPGMNSVHRKSTANLISAVPDPTSSSISRQIGKNSSVALSQSSPSSTSNPVHNRQKTSNRTGRIRTLP; translated from the exons ATGTGTAAACCTTCCCCAtctccagcttctccagcctGTAATTCCAGGACATCCCTAGTACAGATGAAACCGAAATCCTGTATCAGCGGCCATAACCCTGTCAGCAGCAACTCAAAGCCATTCAAAACGCCCAAAGACAATCTACTTACCTCCAGTAGCAAACAGCACACAGTCTTTCCTTCAAAAGTATCACGGGATAAACCATG CGTTCCTGTTCCAGTAGTCAGTCTAGAGAAAATTCCTAACCTAGTGAAGGCAGATGGTGCCAATGTTAAAATGAATTCTGCAACCACTACCACCATCACTTCCTCCTCAGCTTCTTCATCCACCATACCTGCTCCAACTTTGGTTAAATCTGGTTTGACATCCAAGTCAGTGCCACCATCACCAGAAAAGATTCTGAACGGCAAAGGAATTGTAGCTCCATCAATAGACAAGAAACACCAAAATGGCACTAAAAGCAGTAACAAGCCTTACAAAAGACTTTCAG aaagagaatttgACCCAAATAAGCACTGTGGAGTACTGGATCCTGAAACAAAGAAACCTTGCACAAGATCACTCACCTGCAAG ACTCATTCACTTAATCATCGACGAGCAGTTCCAGGCCGTAAAAAACAGTTTGACATCCTTCTAGCTGAACACAAAGCTCGATCCAGGGAAAAAGAAGTTGCAAAAGACAAAGAGCATCCACCATCTGCAAGGGAAAGCTATCAGAGCCAGCCCACACCAGCACAAGATTCTCTGTCAGGATCCTCAGTGAACTCTGGGCAAGAATCTAAAGTAACATCTCCTGCAAAATCTAGACCACCAAATTCTGTACTTCCAAG ACCTTCATCTGCAAATAGCATAAACAGCAACAGTTCTTCAAACCACAGTGGGTACGTACCAGAACTGCCACTGCCTTCCATGGGAGGAGATGTCACAAGCAGATTGTCCAGTGATGAAGGAGAAGCGGATGGAGCCGAAGAATCTGAGAAATTAGACTGTCATTTTTCTGGACACCATCCCAGACCTCTTGGG ttctgttCATATGGCAGTCGCTTAATGGGAAGAGGGTACTATGTCTTTGACAGAAGATGGGACCATTTTCGATTCGCACTGAACTCCATGGTAGAAAAACACTTGAACTCACAGATGTGGAA GAAAATTCCTCCTGCGGCAGACAGTCCCAtgccttctccagcagcacatgTCTCCACTCCTTTTCCAGCATCAGTCTTACAGCCCTTCAGCAACCCCAGTGCAGTGTATATTCCTTCAACACCTATCAGTTCAAGAATCACTTCTTCTTACATAATGACATCAGCCATGTTATCAAGTGCAGCCTTTGTGACAACAGCAGAGACAAATTCCATTATGTCACACACCACGGCTTTTCCTCACGTGGCTGCAAGCCTAAGTATCATGGACTCAACTTTTAAGGCGCCATCAGCTGTGTCACCAGTGCCAGCAGTcatcccttccccatcccacaagccatccaaaacaaaaaccagcaaatcCTCAAAAGTGAAAGACCTGTCATCTCGGAGTGACGAGTCTTCAagtaacaaaaagaaaaagccgCAGTCGTCGTCTTCATCGTCGTCATCATCCTCATTATCTTTGCAGACATCTTCCTCATCTTCATTTTCAGGGTCCCACAAAAAGAACTGTGTCCTGAACCCCAGTTCAACGTTGAACTCCTATCAGGCGACATCCTCCTATAACAGCGTGTCTGTGCACAATACCAATAATGGAACAAGCCCACTCAGTGCCAAATCGGAGCCCTCAGGACGGACTTCATTGTCAAGTAGTTCAACAGACTCAGTGAAACACATGAGCATGGTAGTGAGCAGTATTGACTCTTCTAATCTGTCGGTATCTTCTCTCGTGCACCACTCAGGGGACCACTCCCTGGGAGCACATAATGCAGTGTCTTCTCTACCCCTTTCTTTTGacaaatcagaaggaaaaaaacgTAAAAACTCTAGTTCTAGTAGCAAAGCCTGTAAAATCACTAAAATGCCTGGTATGAATAGTGTTCATAGAAAGAGCACTGCCAACCTTATTTCTGCGGTGCCAGATCCTACAAGCAGCTCCATCTCTCGGCAG